In the Clostridium sporogenes genome, one interval contains:
- a CDS encoding ABC transporter permease, translating to MDILLSVLEQGFIFSIVCFGVYITYKILDFPDLSVDGTFPLGAAVAATFLVKGYSPILSSLIALIVGAIAGGITGILHVKFKITNLLSGILVMVGLYSVNLRIMGKSNIPLFNKTHLFSDTMNPIIIITVFLLICKIALDLFLKTKAGFILKATGDNEQLVLSLGVNKDFIKIMGLMISNSLVALGGALMAQYQGFSDVGMGTGMVVMGLASVIIGESLFGRIKVLNATTRVLLGALVYKLAVSMALTLGLAPTDLKLVTAIIVVIALSLNKNPLKIIKKQKNKEGRILNASNRKSPQSV from the coding sequence ATGGATATTTTATTATCTGTATTAGAGCAAGGATTCATATTTTCCATTGTTTGTTTTGGCGTATATATAACATATAAAATATTAGATTTTCCAGACCTTTCTGTAGATGGAACTTTTCCTTTAGGAGCAGCTGTTGCAGCAACTTTTTTAGTAAAAGGATATAGTCCAATTTTAAGTTCTTTAATAGCTTTAATAGTAGGAGCTATAGCAGGTGGAATAACAGGTATATTACATGTTAAGTTTAAAATAACCAATTTACTTTCAGGAATTTTAGTTATGGTTGGATTATATTCTGTTAATTTAAGGATAATGGGAAAATCAAATATACCTTTATTTAATAAAACTCATCTATTCTCAGATACAATGAATCCTATAATTATAATTACAGTATTTCTTTTAATATGTAAAATTGCATTAGATTTATTTTTAAAAACAAAGGCAGGATTTATATTAAAAGCTACAGGAGATAATGAACAGTTAGTTCTTTCTCTTGGAGTAAATAAGGATTTTATAAAAATAATGGGATTGATGATATCTAATTCATTGGTAGCATTGGGAGGAGCTTTAATGGCTCAATATCAAGGATTTTCTGATGTAGGAATGGGCACTGGTATGGTAGTTATGGGACTTGCATCTGTAATAATAGGAGAATCTTTATTTGGAAGAATAAAAGTTTTAAATGCTACTACAAGGGTATTATTAGGAGCTTTAGTATATAAGTTAGCAGTATCAATGGCCTTAACTTTAGGTTTGGCTCCTACAGACCTAAAACTTGTAACAGCTATAATTGTAGTAATAGCCTTAAGTTTAAATAAGAATCCTTTAAAAATAATAAAAAAACAAAAAAATAAAGAAGGGAGGATTTTAAATGCTTCAAATAGAAAATCTCCACAAAGTGTTTAA
- a CDS encoding ATP-binding cassette domain-containing protein has translation MLQIENLHKVFNKDTVNENNLFNNLNLGVKEGEFITIIGSNGAGKSTLLNIISGNIKPDNGRINLENEDITFRKEYEVSKYIGRVFQDPSKGTAPSMTILENMSMAENKGKRFGLTLGINKKKTSNFIEMLKELNLGLEDKLNVTVGSLSGGQRQALSLIMTAMNKPKMLLLDEHTAALDPKTSKRIIEITEKIIEEEKITALMVTHDLNQAINVGNRLIMMHKGKIVLDIKGKEKKSLTKEKLLKYFENLNIEDGLSDRTLFS, from the coding sequence ATGCTTCAAATAGAAAATCTCCACAAAGTGTTTAATAAAGACACTGTAAATGAAAATAATTTATTTAATAATCTAAATTTAGGTGTAAAAGAAGGAGAGTTTATAACTATCATAGGAAGTAATGGAGCGGGAAAATCAACTCTTTTAAATATAATATCCGGAAATATAAAGCCAGATAATGGTAGAATAAACTTAGAAAATGAAGATATAACATTTAGAAAAGAATATGAGGTTTCGAAATATATAGGACGGGTATTCCAAGACCCCTCTAAGGGAACAGCGCCTTCCATGACAATATTAGAGAATATGTCTATGGCAGAAAATAAAGGTAAAAGATTTGGTCTTACTTTAGGGATAAACAAAAAGAAAACTTCTAATTTTATAGAGATGTTAAAAGAATTAAATTTAGGATTAGAGGATAAATTAAATGTAACTGTAGGATCATTATCAGGAGGTCAAAGGCAGGCACTATCATTAATTATGACAGCTATGAATAAACCTAAGATGTTGCTTTTAGATGAGCATACAGCAGCTCTAGATCCCAAAACTTCTAAAAGAATAATAGAAATAACAGAAAAGATAATAGAAGAAGAAAAGATTACAGCTTTAATGGTAACTCATGATTTGAATCAAGCTATAAATGTGGGAAATAGATTAATAATGATGCATAAAGGAAAGATAGTTTTAGATATAAAAGGGAAAGAAAAAAAATCTTTAACTAAAGAAAAATTATTAAAATACTTCGAAAATCTCAATATAGAAGATGGATTAAGTGATAGAACTTTATTTTCTTAG
- a CDS encoding ABC transporter substrate-binding protein, translated as MKKLRSIVSVFLIGILTLGLVACGSKKEETKNTEDKKDLKGSTIKIIATSEDYKPVFEKFTKETGIKVEFLSMSSGEVISRIKAEGGKPMADVWFGGGLDAFMDAKDSGLLEKYIPEESKDIKEEYKDKEGYWMGKGLTIVGFLANKDVLKEKNLQVPKTWDDLVKPEYKNEILMSNPAVSGTNYAVVNALLQQKGKDEGWKYFENLNKNISYYSKRGKDPKLKTTAGEVAIGITYIDNSIVKLEKEKNMQVIYPEDGIPWVVEGMAIFKNASNLEGAKIFENWVLKKETQEELAKIDGKDGAMLVKPGVKGIDLKVPKDKLMKEDLSSFGKDRKEILDKWKAIAGNK; from the coding sequence ATGAAAAAATTAAGATCAATAGTTTCTGTATTTTTAATAGGAATTTTGACATTAGGATTAGTTGCTTGTGGTTCAAAAAAAGAAGAAACTAAAAATACAGAGGATAAAAAAGATTTAAAAGGTAGCACTATAAAAATAATTGCTACATCAGAAGACTATAAGCCAGTATTTGAAAAATTCACAAAAGAAACTGGTATAAAAGTTGAGTTTTTATCTATGTCTTCAGGAGAAGTTATATCAAGAATTAAGGCTGAAGGTGGAAAGCCTATGGCTGATGTATGGTTTGGTGGTGGATTGGATGCATTTATGGATGCAAAAGATTCAGGATTATTAGAAAAATACATACCAGAAGAGTCTAAAGATATAAAAGAAGAATACAAAGATAAAGAAGGATATTGGATGGGAAAAGGTTTAACAATAGTAGGTTTTTTAGCTAATAAAGATGTACTTAAAGAAAAAAATCTACAGGTGCCTAAAACTTGGGATGATTTAGTTAAACCAGAATATAAAAATGAGATATTAATGTCTAATCCAGCAGTATCTGGTACAAATTATGCAGTAGTAAATGCTTTATTACAACAAAAAGGAAAAGATGAAGGTTGGAAGTATTTTGAGAATTTAAATAAAAATATATCCTATTATTCAAAAAGAGGCAAGGATCCAAAACTAAAGACTACAGCAGGAGAGGTAGCTATAGGTATAACTTATATAGACAATTCTATAGTAAAATTAGAAAAAGAAAAAAATATGCAAGTTATATATCCAGAAGATGGAATACCATGGGTTGTAGAAGGAATGGCTATATTTAAAAATGCTAGTAACTTAGAGGGTGCTAAAATATTTGAAAACTGGGTATTAAAAAAAGAAACACAAGAAGAACTTGCTAAAATAGATGGAAAAGATGGAGCAATGCTTGTTAAGCCTGGAGTTAAAGGCATAGATTTAAAAGTGCCAAAGGATAAATTGATGAAAGAAGATTTATCTTCCTTTGGAAAGGATAGAAAAGAAATACTTGACAAGTGGAAAGCTATAGCAGGTAACAAGTAA
- a CDS encoding ABC transporter ATP-binding protein — MYLKINNLVKVFNNVKVVDNINLELEKGKLLCLLGPSGCGKTTTLKIIGGFLKQDKGNILIENEDISRVPSENRPVSTVFQSYALFPHMNVIENIIYGLKFKGYRKKEALKKGEEYLEIIGLSEFKDKKISKLSGGQQQRVALARALIVNPKILLLDEPLSNLDAKLRIKMRKEIKEIQSKFNMTMIFVTHDQEEALSIADYLAVMNKGELIQVGTPEEIYKNPKNEFVASFIGHINKVNINNKTELIRPEQITINKRQGDKKGRIKYKQFLGSYINYFVETKDETIIVQGFNSKNEVFKEEENVYLNFKN; from the coding sequence ATGTATCTAAAGATAAACAATTTAGTCAAAGTTTTTAATAATGTAAAAGTAGTTGATAATATTAATTTAGAATTAGAAAAGGGTAAGCTATTATGTCTTTTAGGGCCAAGTGGTTGTGGTAAAACTACTACCCTTAAAATTATAGGTGGATTTTTAAAACAAGATAAGGGTAATATTCTAATAGAAAATGAAGATATTTCAAGGGTTCCATCAGAAAACAGACCTGTTTCTACAGTTTTTCAATCCTATGCCCTTTTCCCTCATATGAATGTAATTGAAAATATAATTTATGGATTAAAATTTAAAGGGTATAGAAAAAAAGAAGCTTTAAAAAAGGGAGAAGAATATTTAGAAATAATAGGATTATCTGAATTTAAAGATAAAAAAATATCTAAATTAAGTGGAGGACAACAGCAAAGAGTAGCTTTAGCAAGAGCTTTAATAGTTAATCCTAAAATACTTTTGCTAGATGAACCTTTAAGTAATTTAGATGCTAAGCTTAGAATAAAAATGAGGAAAGAAATAAAGGAAATTCAAAGTAAGTTTAATATGACTATGATATTTGTAACTCATGATCAGGAAGAAGCATTAAGCATTGCTGATTATTTAGCAGTAATGAATAAAGGAGAATTAATTCAAGTGGGAACCCCCGAAGAAATATATAAAAATCCTAAAAATGAATTTGTAGCATCTTTTATAGGGCATATAAATAAAGTTAATATAAACAATAAAACTGAACTTATAAGACCAGAACAAATAACAATTAATAAAAGACAAGGAGATAAAAAAGGTAGGATTAAATACAAACAATTTTTAGGATCTTATATAAATTATTTTGTAGAAACTAAAGATGAAACCATAATAGTACAAGGCTTTAATAGTAAAAATGAAGTTTTTAAAGAAGAAGAAAATGTATATCTTAATTTTAAAAATTAA
- a CDS encoding acyl-CoA thioesterase translates to MYINRTETTVRYVETDQMGVVHHSNYYPWFEIGRTEFTKATGMKYTDIENIGVMMPLTESYCKYIKPAKYEDEIIIETSIEKLTAVKIIFSYKIIKKENNELLAKGNTTQAFVDKNNFRVMNLKQCNEELWNKLNELYK, encoded by the coding sequence ATGTATATTAATAGAACAGAAACAACAGTTAGATATGTTGAAACAGATCAAATGGGAGTAGTACATCATTCCAATTATTATCCATGGTTTGAAATCGGAAGAACAGAATTTACAAAAGCTACAGGTATGAAATATACAGACATAGAAAACATAGGAGTTATGATGCCTTTAACAGAAAGCTATTGTAAATATATAAAACCAGCAAAATATGAAGATGAAATTATTATAGAGACTTCTATAGAAAAATTGACAGCAGTAAAGATAATATTTAGTTATAAAATAATAAAAAAAGAAAATAATGAATTACTAGCTAAGGGCAATACTACTCAGGCTTTTGTAGATAAAAATAATTTTAGAGTAATGAATTTAAAACAATGTAATGAAGAATTATGGAATAAGTTGAATGAATTATATAAATAA
- the rpsA gene encoding 30S ribosomal protein S1 codes for MSEEITMKDMMEEINSSMKRIHKGELLKGKVISVSDKEAILNIGYISDGILPKKEVIDNEEVNLKDIISQDDIVSVCVLEVNNGEGNVLLSKKKADSIEAWSNLNKAFKNEEILELKVEEIVKGGAIGHIEGIRIFIPASQIDNKYVKDLNVFKGEIVKGRLIELDKQKGKVVFSSRIVKEEEENKRKEELWNSLEKGQKIDGTVRRLEKFGAFVDIGGMDGLVHNSQLSFGRVNHPSEVVSVGDKVEVYILDFDKETKKIALSLKDVKNDPWNTVKDKYTVGSVVEGKVVKLLSFGAFVEIESGVEGLVHISEITDENIAKPSEKLNIGDKVKVKVLEVNSDEKRMSLSIKEATERPKEDFLKYNDSKEVDVTLGDLFGDKLKNLF; via the coding sequence ATGTCAGAAGAAATAACAATGAAGGATATGATGGAAGAAATAAATTCTTCAATGAAAAGAATTCATAAAGGAGAATTATTAAAAGGAAAAGTAATTTCAGTTTCAGATAAAGAAGCCATACTAAATATAGGATACATATCTGATGGAATATTACCTAAAAAAGAAGTTATAGATAATGAGGAAGTAAATCTTAAAGACATAATAAGTCAAGACGATATAGTTTCTGTTTGTGTATTAGAAGTAAATAATGGAGAAGGAAATGTACTATTATCTAAGAAAAAGGCAGATAGTATAGAAGCTTGGTCAAATTTAAATAAAGCCTTTAAAAACGAAGAAATATTAGAACTTAAAGTAGAAGAAATAGTAAAAGGAGGAGCTATAGGACATATAGAAGGTATAAGAATATTTATACCAGCTTCTCAAATAGATAATAAATATGTTAAAGATTTAAATGTGTTTAAAGGGGAAATAGTAAAGGGAAGATTAATAGAATTAGATAAACAAAAGGGAAAAGTAGTTTTTTCTAGTAGAATAGTAAAAGAAGAAGAAGAGAATAAAAGAAAAGAAGAACTATGGAATAGTTTAGAAAAGGGTCAAAAGATAGATGGTACTGTAAGAAGATTAGAAAAATTTGGTGCTTTCGTAGATATTGGTGGAATGGATGGATTAGTTCATAATTCTCAGCTATCTTTTGGTAGAGTAAATCATCCTTCAGAAGTAGTATCTGTAGGAGATAAAGTAGAAGTTTATATTTTAGATTTTGATAAGGAAACTAAAAAAATAGCTCTATCTTTAAAAGATGTTAAAAATGATCCTTGGAATACAGTAAAAGATAAATATACTGTAGGCAGTGTAGTAGAGGGAAAAGTAGTTAAATTATTAAGTTTTGGAGCTTTTGTAGAAATAGAAAGTGGTGTAGAAGGATTAGTTCATATATCAGAAATAACTGATGAAAATATAGCTAAACCATCAGAAAAGTTAAATATAGGAGATAAAGTTAAAGTAAAAGTATTAGAAGTAAATTCAGATGAAAAAAGAATGTCATTAAGTATAAAAGAAGCAACAGAAAGACCAAAGGAAGATTTTTTAAAATATAATGATTCTAAAGAAGTGGATGTAACTTTAGGAGATTTATTTGGAGATAAACTTAAAAATTTATTTTAG
- a CDS encoding HutP family protein, whose amino-acid sequence MKIQSEKVAKASVKMAISSREEEKILIEKFKNKDILATAVDVGGNINTSMTKIIERALVASKRCGLIKDCHVDDGAVVGATREALLQVIEKANGLNVGGKIGIARSEEHISVCIFMSIGLLHLNEVVIGLGHRSIPNG is encoded by the coding sequence TTGAAAATACAAAGTGAAAAAGTAGCTAAGGCTTCAGTTAAAATGGCAATTTCCTCAAGAGAGGAAGAAAAAATATTAATAGAAAAATTTAAGAACAAGGATATTTTAGCTACAGCAGTAGATGTGGGTGGTAATATAAATACATCTATGACAAAAATAATAGAAAGAGCATTAGTGGCATCTAAAAGATGTGGACTTATAAAGGATTGTCATGTAGATGATGGAGCTGTAGTTGGGGCTACAAGAGAAGCTTTACTTCAAGTCATTGAAAAAGCTAATGGGTTAAATGTAGGCGGAAAGATAGGAATAGCAAGATCAGAAGAACATATAAGTGTGTGCATATTTATGAGCATAGGTCTTTTACATTTAAATGAGGTAGTTATAGGATTAGGACATAGATCAATACCAAATGGTTAA
- a CDS encoding iron ABC transporter permease codes for MNRKKLRVSNKLDTQFYNILDKILIVFIILLVLLFIFWPIMCVIKESFLKDGNFTLNLYKDIFKNNKKLIYNSVFVSCMCTIFTTLISTSIAFYVSFSSSRIRKIITVTLMLTMISPPFVSSLAYINLFGRRGFITHGILKLTLNTYGWQGIVIMETLGLVSMSSLLLIGIIGGIDKNFIDASLDLGAGFNYTLIRIVLLLIKPGIIVSALLAFVRSLSDFGTPMIIGGSFQVLATEVYMNIIANGNFGMAAAMSVLILIPSLIAFLIYRFYMSKFEIFSKDSKKLFSEGHEYKIKGVFAIILKVITYLFLLVMIMQYISIFLSAITNYKFNKMFFTLDNIKRIYDYNLSSFGRSVVYSLITGLIGSLLGILISYYVDRRKVIGGELIDFISTLPYIIPGTFLGIGYIFAFNKYPLELTGTAFIVITNCIFKQIPMTTKMSSAVLSGMDLQTEEAAKDLGAPNIFIIKDIILPMLKPAFLIGFINNFTSTMTTIGAIIFLIYPGQKVATVEMFDAIQSGEYGVGSAMASLIIIITLIINILFTKFIIGGKYVSKDKQFSQSF; via the coding sequence ATGAACAGGAAAAAATTAAGGGTATCTAATAAATTAGATACCCAATTTTATAATATTTTAGATAAGATTCTAATAGTATTTATAATACTATTAGTACTTTTATTTATATTTTGGCCAATTATGTGTGTTATAAAAGAAAGCTTTTTAAAAGATGGCAATTTTACATTAAATCTATATAAAGATATATTTAAAAATAATAAGAAACTTATATATAATAGTGTGTTTGTATCTTGCATGTGCACAATATTTACTACTTTAATATCTACATCAATAGCTTTTTATGTAAGCTTTTCATCAAGTAGAATAAGAAAAATAATAACAGTTACTTTAATGCTTACAATGATATCACCACCCTTTGTGTCCTCATTAGCATACATAAATTTATTTGGAAGAAGGGGTTTTATAACTCATGGAATTTTAAAACTAACCCTTAATACATATGGTTGGCAGGGCATTGTTATAATGGAGACTTTAGGATTAGTATCTATGTCATCTCTATTATTAATAGGTATAATAGGGGGAATAGATAAAAATTTTATAGATGCTTCTTTAGATTTAGGAGCAGGGTTTAATTATACTTTAATAAGAATAGTTTTATTACTTATAAAACCAGGTATAATAGTTTCTGCATTATTAGCTTTTGTGAGAAGTTTATCAGATTTTGGAACACCAATGATTATAGGAGGTTCTTTTCAAGTTTTAGCTACAGAAGTTTATATGAATATAATAGCTAATGGAAATTTTGGTATGGCTGCAGCAATGAGTGTACTTATACTAATACCTTCATTAATAGCTTTTTTAATATATAGATTCTATATGAGTAAATTTGAAATTTTTTCTAAAGACAGTAAAAAGCTTTTCTCAGAAGGACATGAATATAAAATAAAAGGAGTTTTTGCTATTATTTTAAAAGTAATTACTTATTTATTTTTATTAGTAATGATTATGCAATATATATCAATATTTTTAAGTGCTATAACCAACTATAAATTTAATAAAATGTTTTTTACTTTAGATAATATAAAGAGGATTTATGATTACAATTTAAGTAGTTTTGGAAGAAGCGTAGTATATTCATTAATTACTGGATTAATAGGAAGCTTATTAGGAATCTTGATATCTTATTATGTAGATAGAAGAAAAGTTATAGGTGGAGAACTTATAGATTTTATATCTACACTACCTTATATAATTCCTGGAACATTTTTAGGAATAGGATATATATTTGCATTTAACAAATATCCTTTGGAACTTACAGGAACAGCTTTTATAGTAATTACAAATTGTATATTTAAGCAAATTCCTATGACCACTAAAATGTCTTCGGCGGTTTTATCTGGCATGGATTTACAAACAGAAGAAGCAGCAAAAGATTTAGGAGCACCTAATATATTTATAATTAAAGATATAATATTACCTATGTTAAAGCCAGCTTTTTTGATTGGATTTATAAATAACTTTACATCTACTATGACAACTATAGGAGCCATAATATTTTTAATATATCCAGGTCAAAAGGTAGCTACGGTAGAAATGTTCGATGCTATACAAAGTGGAGAATATGGTGTAGGTTCTGCTATGGCATCATTAATAATTATAATTACGCTTATTATAAATATACTGTTTACAAAGTTTATTATAGGAGGAAAGTATGTATCTAAAGATAAACAATTTAGTCAAAGTTTTTAA
- a CDS encoding ABC transporter substrate-binding protein: MVVKRKISILLALIFSVAIFGGCSKLLNSKTLKDKKVINIGIAQIIEHPALDLAKKGFVDRLAEKGFKDGENIKIDFQNAQGDMATIQTIAQNFVAQKNDIIYAIATPSVQAAFNATKKIPIVMTAITDPVESGVVKSLEKSGTNVAGTSDKISIEENFKLIKDILPGKKTIGILYNTSEKNSEIQVKEAEEKAEKFGFKIVKKGITNVNDIHQSLASILNQIDIMFIPTDNTVASSMPFISNECNKKNILIIGSEKAHVEGGALATSGIDYYKLGKESADVAIEIINGKDPKDMKIKFMKETKLSINPEVAKKLNVKIPKDIEDKAEKIKGGNK; encoded by the coding sequence ATGGTAGTAAAGAGAAAAATTTCAATTCTATTAGCGCTGATTTTTTCAGTTGCTATCTTTGGAGGGTGTTCAAAGCTCTTAAATTCAAAAACATTAAAAGATAAAAAGGTTATAAACATAGGCATAGCTCAAATAATAGAGCATCCGGCTTTAGATTTAGCTAAAAAAGGGTTTGTAGACAGATTAGCAGAAAAAGGATTTAAGGATGGAGAAAATATAAAAATAGATTTTCAAAATGCTCAGGGAGATATGGCTACAATTCAAACTATAGCTCAAAATTTTGTAGCTCAAAAGAATGATATTATATATGCGATAGCAACTCCCTCAGTTCAAGCAGCTTTTAATGCTACTAAAAAAATACCTATAGTTATGACCGCTATTACAGATCCTGTAGAATCAGGAGTTGTAAAGTCTTTAGAAAAATCAGGAACCAATGTGGCTGGAACTTCAGATAAAATATCCATAGAGGAAAATTTTAAATTAATAAAAGATATATTACCTGGAAAAAAGACTATAGGAATATTATATAATACTAGTGAAAAAAATTCTGAAATACAGGTTAAAGAGGCAGAAGAAAAAGCTGAAAAGTTTGGATTTAAAATTGTTAAAAAAGGTATAACGAATGTTAATGATATTCATCAATCTTTAGCTTCTATATTGAATCAAATTGATATTATGTTTATTCCTACAGATAATACAGTAGCTTCTTCTATGCCATTTATAAGTAATGAATGTAACAAAAAAAATATACTAATAATAGGATCCGAAAAAGCTCATGTAGAAGGTGGAGCCTTAGCTACATCAGGTATAGATTACTACAAGTTAGGAAAAGAATCTGCAGATGTGGCTATAGAAATTATAAATGGTAAAGATCCTAAAGATATGAAAATAAAATTTATGAAAGAAACTAAATTATCAATAAATCCAGAAGTGGCTAAAAAGTTAAATGTAAAAATACCAAAGGATATAGAAGATAAAGCTGAAAAGATTAAAGGAGGAAATAAATAA